From a region of the Betta splendens chromosome 5, fBetSpl5.4, whole genome shotgun sequence genome:
- the zgc:152986 gene encoding dnaJ homolog subfamily B member 9: protein MAAPADLRWMRAAVVLLLCVSEARPAAPDAHSNYYETLNVEPAATDTQIKKAFRKLAAKYHPDKNRSADAEKTFREIAEAYSVLSDKEKRKLYDSVGHDGFLKNAASVDPEDEEETSFHFSFSDVFHDFEDVVLTGESHTHWSFHHEDREDGSYEQHSFEGPDFNFFFMDEDQNEEVHGD from the exons ATGGCCGCGCCAGCTGATCTGCGCTGGATGCGCGCCgccgtggtgctgctgctctgcgtgTCCGAAGCGCGGCCCGCCGCCCCCGACGCGCACTCCAACTACTACGAGACCCTCAACGTCGAGCCAGCTGCAACGGACACGCAGATTAAAAAGGCGTTCAGAAAGCTGGCCGCCAAGTACCACCCAGATAAGAACAGGAGCGCGGACGCAGAGAAGACTTTCAGGGAGATTGCTGAAG ctTACTCAGTGCTGTCTgacaaagagaagaggaagctgTATGACAGCGTGGGCCATGACGGCTTCCTAAAGAACGCGGCCTCCGTCGACccggaggatgaggaggagacgagcTTCCACTTCAGCTTCTCTGACGTCTTCCACGACTTTGAGGACGTCGTCCTCACAGGGGAGTCGCACACCCACTGGAGCTTCCACCACGAGGATCGCGAGGACGGTTCATACGAGCAGCACAGCTTTGAGGGGCCCGACTTTAATTTCTTTTTCATGGACGAGGATCAAAATGAGGAGGTGCACGGTGACTGA